A genome region from Alphaproteobacteria bacterium includes the following:
- a CDS encoding DNA polymerase III subunit chi — protein sequence MTDVRFYHLTVKRLEQALPEIVAKALERKYRVLVKAGSRERVEALDTALWTYDPASFLPHGYVKDGTEADQPVFLTDEDANPNSANVLILTDGAACDDVSRFTLACEIFDGNDDNAVQAARARWKQYKEQGHTIAYYQQGDGGKWEQKA from the coding sequence ATGACGGATGTCCGTTTTTACCACCTGACCGTGAAGCGCCTCGAACAGGCGCTGCCCGAAATCGTGGCAAAGGCGCTGGAGCGCAAATACCGCGTGCTGGTCAAGGCAGGGTCACGCGAACGGGTGGAGGCGCTGGATACAGCCCTGTGGACCTATGACCCCGCCAGCTTCCTGCCGCATGGCTATGTCAAGGACGGCACCGAAGCCGACCAGCCGGTTTTCCTGACCGACGAAGACGCAAACCCAAATAGCGCGAATGTGCTGATCTTAACCGATGGTGCGGCGTGCGATGATGTAAGCCGCTTCACGCTCGCCTGCGAAATTTTCGATGGCAACGACGACAATGCGGTGCAGGCGGCGCGCGCGCGATGGAAGCAGTACAAGGAACAAGGCCATACCATCGCCTATTACCAGCAGGGCGATGGCGGCAAATGGGAACAAAAAGCATAA
- a CDS encoding acyl-[ACP]--phospholipid O-acyltransferase: protein MSILKSRRFFPLFLTQFLGAFNDNLFKTAMAMLITFRLATETSIPPQILVTMAAGVFILPFFLFSATAGQFADKIDRARIAQYVKIAEIGFMLLAAVGFLTHSLFVLFVVLFCMGLHSTFFGPVKYAVLPQHLEGKELLSGNAYVEAGTFMAILLGTIAGGVLIAHRELGEVIISVACVTVAVAGYCASRFIPAAPGPSPDLVINRNFWEETQKILAATQENTGIYRAILAVSWFWLVGATYLTQFPAFAKIYLGGDESVVTLLLTLFSVGIAAGSVLCSKLLKGQVQATYVPLAAIGMAVFGIDLYFAANAALPPQPNLLTASTFLSQPGNWRIVADLLAIAVSGGMFVVPLYAIVQKRTDPNYMARMIAGLNIMNALFMVASSIIGAVLLKAGASIPGIFLAMALMDILVAIYIVQLLPDALLRSVCRAIFKWAYNVEVKGLENFEKAGDRVLIIANHTSFLDAALIAAYLPNKITFAVNTYIARAWWMKPLLRMVDAYPVDPTNPLALKSLIDVVKSGKTGMIFPEGRISMTGSLMKVYEGPGMIADKAGAMVLPIRIDGAQYTPFSRSAGKTVLRRFPKITMTILPPRKFELPEGVFGRRRRQLAGAQLYDMMSQMVFDASEIDKPLFTSLMSASRLYGTKHIIAEDPLREPVTYRDFISRAFVLAKVMDKRLKTGEGATIPAVGVLLPNMVGTSVAFFALHALRKVPAMINFSSGPAQVVSACETAKLKTVITSRRFIEMGKMGPTIEAMQAVGVEFVYLEDLRAEIGFVERLYGLAARYMPATLDSFRRKASAHDPAVILFTSGSEGTPKGVVLSHRNIQSNRYQVASRIDFGPKDIVFNCLPMFHSFGLTGGTLLPILSGMRAFYYPSPLHYRIVPELIYDTNATILFGTDTFLSGYARFAHPYDFHAIRYVFAGAEKLKDETRRVYAEKYGVRIFEGYGATETAPVISINTPMHNKAGSVGRLMPGIDHKLEQVEGIEENSGKLVMRGPNVMMGYLKADAPGILQPPDEGWYDTGDIVALDEDGFITIKGRMKRFAKIAGEMVSLTAVEMALQKLWPGHQHAVVSVKDDKKGEKLILFTTYPNAVSDAISAHFKASGLSELSVPKKIVPSEIPVLGTGKTDYVRLQKMAAEA, encoded by the coding sequence ATGTCCATCCTGAAATCGCGGCGGTTTTTTCCGCTGTTCCTGACGCAATTCCTGGGCGCGTTCAACGACAACCTGTTCAAGACGGCGATGGCGATGCTCATCACTTTCCGGCTTGCGACGGAAACCTCGATCCCGCCGCAAATACTGGTCACCATGGCGGCGGGGGTGTTTATCCTGCCGTTCTTCCTGTTCTCCGCCACAGCAGGGCAGTTCGCGGATAAAATCGACCGCGCACGGATTGCGCAGTATGTGAAGATCGCTGAGATCGGCTTTATGCTGCTGGCGGCGGTAGGTTTCCTGACGCATAGCCTGTTCGTGCTGTTCGTCGTGCTGTTCTGCATGGGGCTGCATTCCACTTTTTTCGGGCCCGTGAAATACGCGGTTCTGCCCCAGCATCTTGAAGGCAAAGAATTGCTGAGCGGCAACGCCTATGTCGAGGCAGGCACGTTTATGGCGATCCTGTTGGGCACGATTGCGGGCGGTGTGCTGATTGCGCATCGCGAATTGGGAGAAGTTATTATTTCCGTCGCCTGTGTAACGGTCGCTGTAGCGGGGTATTGCGCCAGCCGGTTCATTCCGGCGGCGCCGGGCCCATCGCCTGACCTCGTCATCAACCGCAACTTCTGGGAGGAAACACAGAAAATTCTGGCGGCAACGCAGGAAAATACCGGCATTTACCGCGCCATTCTTGCGGTTTCATGGTTCTGGCTGGTGGGGGCGACCTATCTGACGCAATTCCCCGCCTTCGCCAAAATTTATCTGGGCGGCGATGAAAGCGTCGTGACGCTGCTGCTGACGCTATTCTCGGTCGGTATTGCTGCTGGTTCGGTCCTTTGCTCGAAACTGTTGAAGGGGCAGGTGCAGGCGACCTATGTGCCGCTCGCGGCAATCGGCATGGCGGTGTTCGGCATCGACCTTTATTTTGCAGCCAATGCCGCGCTGCCGCCGCAGCCGAACCTGCTGACGGCATCCACCTTCCTGTCGCAGCCCGGCAACTGGCGCATCGTGGCCGACCTGCTGGCGATTGCGGTGTCGGGCGGGATGTTCGTCGTGCCGCTTTATGCCATCGTTCAAAAACGCACCGACCCCAATTACATGGCGCGCATGATTGCGGGGCTGAATATCATGAACGCGCTGTTCATGGTGGCGTCGTCCATCATCGGCGCGGTGCTGCTCAAGGCGGGTGCCAGCATCCCGGGCATTTTCCTTGCTATGGCGCTGATGGATATCCTTGTCGCCATTTACATCGTGCAATTGCTGCCGGACGCGCTGCTGCGTTCCGTCTGCCGCGCGATTTTCAAATGGGCGTATAACGTCGAAGTGAAGGGGCTGGAGAATTTCGAGAAAGCGGGCGACCGCGTGCTGATTATCGCGAACCACACTTCGTTCCTAGATGCTGCGCTGATTGCTGCGTACCTTCCGAACAAGATCACTTTTGCCGTCAATACCTACATCGCGCGGGCGTGGTGGATGAAACCCTTGCTCCGCATGGTCGATGCCTATCCGGTCGATCCCACCAATCCGCTGGCGCTGAAATCGCTGATCGACGTAGTAAAGAGCGGCAAGACGGGCATGATTTTTCCCGAAGGCCGCATTTCGATGACCGGCTCGCTGATGAAGGTCTATGAAGGCCCCGGCATGATCGCCGACAAAGCGGGCGCGATGGTGCTGCCGATACGCATCGACGGCGCGCAATATACGCCGTTCTCCCGCTCCGCCGGAAAAACCGTGCTGCGCCGTTTTCCCAAGATCACCATGACCATCCTGCCGCCACGCAAGTTCGAACTGCCGGAAGGTGTCTTCGGCCGCCGCCGCCGCCAGCTCGCGGGCGCGCAGCTGTATGACATGATGTCGCAAATGGTGTTCGATGCCAGCGAAATCGACAAGCCGCTGTTTACCTCCCTGATGTCGGCATCGCGCCTCTATGGCACCAAGCATATCATCGCAGAAGACCCCTTGCGCGAGCCTGTCACCTACCGCGACTTCATCAGCCGTGCCTTTGTACTGGCCAAGGTCATGGACAAGCGCCTGAAAACGGGCGAAGGCGCGACGATACCTGCCGTCGGGGTGCTGCTGCCGAACATGGTTGGCACATCAGTCGCCTTTTTTGCGCTCCATGCGCTGCGCAAAGTGCCGGCGATGATCAATTTTTCCTCTGGCCCTGCGCAGGTCGTCAGCGCCTGCGAAACGGCGAAGCTGAAAACCGTCATCACTTCGCGCCGCTTTATCGAGATGGGCAAGATGGGCCCGACGATCGAGGCGATGCAGGCGGTCGGCGTCGAATTCGTGTATCTGGAGGATTTGCGCGCCGAAATCGGCTTTGTCGAACGGCTCTACGGCCTCGCCGCGCGTTATATGCCCGCAACGCTTGATAGCTTCCGCCGCAAGGCCAGCGCGCATGATCCTGCGGTTATCCTGTTCACCTCCGGCTCGGAAGGTACGCCCAAGGGCGTCGTCCTGTCGCACCGGAACATCCAGTCCAACCGCTATCAGGTGGCGAGCCGTATCGATTTCGGCCCGAAGGACATCGTGTTCAACTGCCTGCCGATGTTCCATTCCTTCGGTCTGACCGGCGGCACGCTGCTGCCGATCCTGTCCGGCATGCGTGCGTTTTATTACCCGTCGCCGCTGCATTACCGCATCGTGCCGGAACTGATTTACGACACGAATGCGACCATCCTGTTCGGCACGGACACCTTCCTTTCGGGTTATGCGCGTTTTGCGCATCCGTACGATTTCCACGCTATCCGCTACGTGTTTGCAGGTGCGGAGAAGCTGAAGGACGAGACGCGCCGCGTCTATGCCGAAAAATACGGCGTGCGGATTTTCGAAGGATATGGCGCGACCGAAACCGCGCCGGTCATTTCGATCAACACGCCGATGCACAACAAGGCCGGCAGCGTCGGCCGCCTGATGCCCGGCATCGACCACAAACTCGAACAGGTCGAGGGGATCGAGGAAAATTCCGGCAAGCTGGTCATGCGCGGGCCCAACGTGATGATGGGCTACCTGAAGGCCGATGCCCCCGGTATTTTGCAGCCGCCCGATGAAGGCTGGTACGATACCGGCGATATCGTGGCGCTGGATGAAGACGGCTTTATCACCATCAAGGGGCGCATGAAACGCTTTGCGAAAATCGCAGGCGAAATGGTGTCGCTGACCGCTGTTGAAATGGCGTTGCAAAAACTCTGGCCGGGCCACCAGCACGCGGTTGTGAGCGTTAAGGACGACAAGAAGGGCGAGAAGCTGATCCTGTTCACGACCTATCCGAACGCAGTGTCCGATGCGATTTCCGCGCATTTCAAGGCGTCAGGTTTAAGCGAGTTGTCGGTGCCGAAAAAGATCGTGCCGTCGGAAATTCCCGTGTTGGGTACGGGCAAAACCGATTACGTGCGGCTGCAGAAAATGGCGGCGGAGGCTTAA
- a CDS encoding leucyl aminopeptidase yields MKISFDSKAPKSDAFVAFATEGGKLLEGGKWADKKTNGALKRAIEAESFEGKKAQTLVISGPEGLPHRHLVIVGLGKTEDLKETDFEKIGGTVVSLLNARKAASAELAFSSEGLALKHLDANEAACSMAAGAVLSSYRFDKYLTKEPKDKKPTVKSLSFTVDHPQKAKKLFDEADTLIDGVYLTRDLVSETPNHLYPASFADIIKSELVPLGVKVKTLGMKEIQKLGMGALEAVGQGSAREPKLVTMEYHGGSKKDKTICFVGKGVTFDTGGISLKPGAGMEDMKWDMAGAAAVTGLMYALAARGAKVNVVGVVALAENMPSGNACRPSDIVTSMSGQTIEILNTDAEGRLILCDALWYAQEQFQPTHIVDLATLTGAVIIALGHEYAGLFSNDDGLAQQLTLAGQSVGEELWRLPLNDAWDKAIDSPAADIKNISGGRDAGSAIGAHFLKRFIQPGVKWAHLDIAGVAWNNKDRTAAPKGASAFGVRLLDRFVAENFE; encoded by the coding sequence ATGAAAATCTCTTTCGATTCAAAAGCCCCCAAATCCGATGCCTTTGTCGCCTTTGCGACCGAGGGCGGCAAATTGCTGGAGGGCGGCAAATGGGCGGACAAGAAAACCAACGGCGCGCTGAAACGCGCGATCGAGGCGGAGAGCTTCGAGGGCAAAAAAGCGCAAACGCTGGTAATTTCGGGGCCCGAAGGCCTGCCCCACCGCCATCTGGTCATCGTCGGCCTTGGCAAGACCGAAGACCTGAAGGAAACGGATTTTGAAAAAATCGGCGGCACGGTCGTCTCACTGCTGAACGCCCGCAAGGCGGCAAGCGCGGAACTGGCGTTTTCGTCGGAAGGCCTTGCGCTCAAGCACCTCGATGCCAATGAAGCGGCGTGCAGCATGGCGGCGGGCGCGGTTCTGTCGTCCTACCGCTTCGACAAATACCTGACGAAAGAACCCAAAGACAAAAAGCCGACCGTGAAATCGCTCAGCTTCACCGTTGACCATCCGCAAAAGGCCAAGAAGCTGTTCGATGAGGCCGATACGCTGATCGACGGCGTCTACCTGACGCGCGACCTCGTCTCCGAAACCCCCAATCATCTCTATCCCGCCAGCTTTGCCGATATCATCAAGAGCGAGCTGGTGCCGCTGGGCGTGAAGGTCAAGACGCTCGGCATGAAGGAAATCCAGAAGCTTGGCATGGGCGCGCTGGAGGCCGTCGGGCAAGGTTCCGCGCGCGAGCCGAAACTGGTGACCATGGAATATCACGGCGGCAGCAAGAAAGACAAAACGATCTGCTTCGTCGGCAAGGGCGTGACGTTCGATACCGGCGGTATTTCGCTGAAACCCGGCGCGGGCATGGAAGACATGAAATGGGATATGGCGGGTGCAGCGGCCGTGACCGGCCTGATGTACGCGCTGGCCGCGCGCGGCGCGAAGGTGAACGTGGTGGGCGTGGTTGCGCTGGCCGAAAACATGCCGTCGGGCAATGCCTGCCGCCCCAGCGACATCGTGACATCCATGTCCGGCCAGACAATTGAAATCCTGAACACCGATGCCGAAGGCCGCCTGATCCTGTGCGACGCGCTGTGGTATGCGCAAGAACAGTTCCAGCCTACGCATATCGTCGATCTTGCGACGCTGACGGGCGCGGTCATCATCGCGCTGGGTCATGAATATGCGGGTCTGTTCTCGAACGATGACGGCCTTGCGCAGCAATTGACTTTGGCTGGCCAGTCGGTCGGCGAAGAACTCTGGCGCCTGCCGCTGAATGATGCCTGGGACAAGGCGATCGACAGCCCCGCTGCCGACATCAAGAACATCTCGGGCGGCCGCGACGCGGGTTCCGCCATCGGCGCGCATTTCCTGAAGCGGTTCATCCAGCCGGGCGTGAAATGGGCGCATCTCGATATCGCGGGCGTAGCATGGAACAACAAAGACCGCACGGCAGCGCCGAAGGGCGCGTCGGCGTTCGGCGTGCGCCTGCTCGACCGTTTCGTGGCGGAAAACTTCGAATAA